TTAAGGATTTTAGAGCAAAAAGGATCGGTAACGTTCCTTTTGGCTcatatctttttgtgtcttttcctttctcctgacaTTCTCTTATTACTCCAGATTCTTATTTctccaaaaaggaaagagaatagatTGAATTTTTATCCCTTTGAAATGCCTCATTGGACCCCTTAAAAATCACCTAACTGAaatgaattttcatttatttttcaatttatcaGTCCCTAAGGAGTACCATATTCTTTAAGTTATTTTagttataatttaatattttagctTTGCCTAGCATTGGAATTTCAGATGGCTTAAAGgcgttttcaattttttaaatatagtggcCTATGAAGCATGCTTAGCCTTTTGAAAGAGATGCTTTTCAGAGAAATGCCCTAAAATTTTCACATTCCTATCAACTTACACAATTTCAGAGAAGCTTTctaataaaatttactttatcAAGGGTTtccaacattttcattttaatggtcTCACCTAGAGACTCTGCCATTTAAATTTCCATAGGGGCCTGATGTTTACAGAAACTTCTGAATCCTGACAACCTTGTTTGTTTGAAGCTGATTTTTATATGCTAGGTTTTATTAAGCAGAATATAATAAAAGGGCTATTTACTTTTTTGAAGATTTAGAACAAAATACTGTTACATCACTTGTCTCTTCACTTAAGTGGTAACTTGGAGGCAGGATTTCTCCACCTCAGCATTACTCACATTTGAGGCTGGATCATTCTTTGCTGTAGAGCTGTCCTGTGCAGGGCAGGAAGTTCGGCAGCATCCTTGTCTCACCCACGAGATTGGAATAGCACCCCTCtcccgccctccccacctccactacttctgacaaccaaaaatatccctGGACATAGCCATAAGCCCCTGGGAGGCAAAATAAGTCCAGTTGAGAAGTGCTGCTCTAAGGCATGCTATTGTGTGCATCTTCAAAACCAAATATTCTACAGTAAGCCTCAATCTTTATTTTTACAGAGGAGGCatataatgtaaaatgaaaacaagtagAACCAAAACCTTCTGACAgggaaaaatattctaaaatgtaaTCAAATTGAGATTGTAATTATACATCAGTCAGTTTCTGGGCAGCAAGGTCTGATTTCAGCTGAACCTCAGCTAATTTCAAAGTTATTTCTCTATAAAGAGCACCACTCACTTTTAGGTTCGTCCCCAacgtttccttcttttctctctgaagttCTTTTCTGTAGAGATGGATGCTTTCCTCTGATAAAGTAGCCACATCACCACTACTCTTTTCTTGGCTTGCTTCACACCTCTGCACCGAGCTGCTTTCAACCTTAACTATGGCAGAAGAAAGAGAACCAAGGGTAACCAATTCCTTCTCCAAAGCTAATGCCAAATGATCAATTAGGAAATCCTCACTTCCTAATGTTAGATTTTTGAAGAAACTGTTTATAGGTAGAACTCTGCTGAGATTATGAAGGCACTGGAACAAAACTGTTTGATTCCTGGAATGAAAAAATCAAACACACTATTAGAAAACTCAGAAGAGCACAAAACAGTCATATACAACATACCATAGTAATCAATCAATATTCATTTATAGACCCTCCAGTGATGAACAGAACCAATAATGCATGCATGTGGGCACCGATACAATTCAGACTGTAGCAACTAAATACAGTCGGCCCCATGTTTGggtgaatctgcagatgtggaatccacagatatggagggcagactgtactatgccattttatagaagggacttgagcatctgtggattttggcaTCCACCAGGATCCTGGAATCAATCCTCTGTAGATACAGAGGAACAACTATATACATATGCTCAATCAACTCAGTTAATATTCATCAGGTTGCTTCCTGATTACATTTTCTCGGAGTAGTAAGatcaaaactgtatttttaaaatttcattgtgGGGGAGAGGTGAAAGGAaaccttaaaataattattaggccaaaaacaaacataaaattaaaacagcTTCAGCTCCTAAATGAGACCACCTGTCCACTCGTGCTGTACCAGGTGATGACCTAGACATGTCCCACAATGGTACACAACACTACTGCGGGGATCCCTGTTGGACCACAcccctatacacacacacttccctggACCAATTCCAGCTTGATGTGCATTACCTGGAATAGACTATTAAAGTCCCTTCAAATGGTGTTCTTTGTTTCCAGTTGAAAAGTGTCCCATAGAAACTTCGTGGCCTTTTACAAAAGTAAATTTCTGGAAATTCTTTGATTACTTCACATTCCATGTGTTCTAAGAGCCACACCTTCACTGAAGTCAGAGCATAGCTGGGTGATGTGATTTGAAAACAAGTTTCGCGCGATGCAGCGAGAAGTGCGAAGAGATCTTCCGTGTGTTCTACAACAAAAACACATCACAAGCACTGTCATCAAACCCTGGCCATTACCACATCAAGGGagttcttaaaattttctgattCAATTAGGTATATGATTAAAAAGGACCTACAAAAATTACCTAGAagtttcttctttggaaacgtCAGCAGGTATTTCCCACTTGAAAGATCTTCTAGACTGAAACAAATTCTGCCACATTGAACGCAACGAGCTTCAGAATAAttaccattctctctctctttaatttgTAGCAGCACAATGCAACAAAAATTACTGAACGCTAAAAGTGGTGACAGAGATGTTACAGCAGTAATCATTTGTATACAGTCTTTCTCCAAGGGTTGTTCACAAACAacactttcctctttcccttcctcttcctcactaCCAACACTCATCTTGATTCTTTTTACCTCTGATCCTATTTCATATGGCACTGGGGAAGAATTCCTACTCAACGTGATCACCCTATTTTGACACTTAATAAGCGGAAAGCTGTAGTTATGGGCTTGATCCATTGATAGCGATAAAGTCACAAGACTTGAGGACCTGTAAAAAATACAGCTCAGTTTAGTCTACAAGCTCATTCCTTAAAATCAAACAGATGATTAAAGGTCATACAAacacaacaaaaaatttttattctctcctttcccaggaatTATCATTTCAAATGTACAGTGTATCAGAAAATTAAGTGTAAAaaccaaacacatttttaaagatccTGTAATAGCACTTCTCTTGAAACAGGAAAGCAAAAACATTGTAAATATGCTGGACTTTAGGAAAGTAAtttgtaagaaaaaggaaaggtaaaataatgcttgtattttatttttgaggtagatttttctcttttcctcttaaacAAGGGAAAAagtactcattttttaaaagagttaattTGGTAATCATTTAGAATGAAATACCTCTAaagtaaaaattgtattttatactCCTCCAAATGATGTGaatgaaatctgcattttaatacaGAATATCATTTATCCATCAACAATAATATTGTCTTGGATATATTATTTAAACTAATTTcatgtgtttctgtttctatttaaTATGGCTACCAGAACAGTGAAGGTTACTTATGGGGCatgcattatatttctgttggccAGTGCTATTCCAGGGCATCAAGATGATGTTAGCATGTTAGAATTTACTTACAGCTTCAAAGAAGATGTGTTTTCACTCCAACAACCAAGCTATCTTCTATTACACGATATCATATCTTCTCTACTAGCTGTTCTGGATCTTGAAAATTGCCTGATAACTTTTCATCAAAGGTattggcaggattttcttctttaccACAAAGAGTAACAAGACATTCCTtatagaaaaatatgtttaaataactgattacaaaaaaaaacctgccaaatgTAGCAAGACTAAAAACATAACATAAAGCAGCTTTAGGCTAGGCATTATGgcagacatattttaaaatacattaacatCTACAATATATACAATAGATTATACATaattcactaaaataaaatttataaaacatataattaACTATGACTCAGATCATGAAGCATGACCTGATTGTAAAGAAGGCTCTGAGTATCCAACACAGAGCCCACGGGGATGGAAACCTGAAGTCAAGTCCACTTTGAGAAATAATCTGACAATATGTGCCCAAGGCATGCTGAAAATAATCCAGTCTTTGTCAGTGACTTAAAGTAAACTTAATAACTGTAAATTTTTGTATGAATAACATTGATTAAACTATCTTTGGACTGTTGATCAATTAcagctaaaatttttttctttaagtccaGGCCATACTCATTCATTTCCACACACATGGATttataatacaaatgaaaatagGAGAAACAGTGATACTAATAATACATGACACTTATTAAATGTTTACTATatgtcaggcattgttctaaatgcCATTCATATATCCATTTGTTTAACCATCTCAATAACCCTAATACCCTAGGTCAGTAgtattattttctacattttccaggtaaggaaaactgaggcacagggaggttaagtacCTCACCCTCGGACGCCCAGTGAGCAACAGGCAGACCTGGGATCTGAACCAAAGCCAATTGGTTCCAGAGCCCATGATCTATATTAACCATTTGTCTATACTCCTCCTCTACGTGgtaattactgaaaaaaaatatgagtaCTTGTACTATAGTGAACTCAACAAGTTCCTAGGAATCTGATGCTTCTGCCAGTAGCTGTGAGAGTTGAGGCCGGCTATTCACCTAAAACCTGCAGAAATTTTTATTAGCTGCCAGAATTGCTTTTAAAGTTAAGAATGTAAAGGGCCTAAAATGGTGCCTTGCACATAGTGGTTTCAATGCAGTAAGTTCTAacatttcttccccttttctaaTACTGGTAAAATCGCTGGGGTCAAGTAGGGAAGAGAAATGGGAAGACTTTAAATAATGACTTTCAACAATGACTTGCATGACGTTTCCCAGGAGATTAGAACAGTAATACAGGAATGCAACATGATGTGCTCTTGTCTTACATTAACGGAATCATACTTTGGGGTGAAATTCTCATATTGCTAAGACTGAAATACAGACACAAGGCATAGACTATTACAAGAATGGTAAATCTTAAAGTCAGTGACTTGAGGGAATAAAATGCAACAACAAATTTCTCTATGTCCAGCTTTTCCTGATTTATTTGAATTTTGGTATGCTGTCTTTTTCTGTATGGAACTAACATGCATAAATACTGTTTGTTATGAAGTCAAAGAAGTTTTTGCTAACTTTCTACATTACCATACTGGCATAAGGAACTGCAAGGTACCTGAAGAGGTTCTTATGATGGTCAACCACCAAACAAAACaagaggtaaaattataaaaagcatATGTAAGGACTAAAAAAGCACAGCAACTTAGGGACATTAACTAGAGTAATAAATATCCTTAGAAATGAACCATGCAACAGACTAAAAGAACAATTATTATATTAGTGATGAAATTATGGCACCATTAAAACAAGGTTAAATAATATTCAACATATTCTGTTTCAGAAGTCAGAAAACATAGTCACCCCTTGAACAACACAACTTTAAACTGTatggtccacttatatgtggattttttcaaGAGTAAATACTTCAGTACTACACGATCCACAGTTCGTTGAATCTGCGGATGGGGAACTGGAGATACAGAGGGCTAAGTATAAAGTTATTcatggattttcaactgtgtgGAGGGTTGGCACCCCTCACCCCCATGTTGTCCATGGATTAACTGTAATCCACCCATGAGTAATTTCTATCTAAACCAcacaaataaaaaagtttaatagttcaatcttttttaaacaaaaaggacTTGTTTCCCAAGGTTACTGATAACTGAGATTTTAATATCCCACAGAATAAGAATAATTGCAAACTGGTAAAACACTGGCTTTTTAACCAAATAGTTTTCAATGTCATAGAAGCCCACCATTATAATCCCTGCCACTCTGCTTCTTGATCCATTGAGGATTGTCTAATATATTCTAACATTCCAATTTAAATATCACTTCAGTATCTTGTAGATTTCCAATTCATAAAATGATGAAATGGTCACATGATTAATTTTACCTTGTCTGTACTTGACACACTATCATCTTTCCCTTGAAACAGGTTCATTAAAGCTTTgtaagattttgaaataattttttccttaagCAAGAGATGCTGCTGAAATTCGTGAATAGAAATGAAACCAACCTGTAAAGGATAAAGAAGAATCACCGCCAGAGACATAAATTTCAAATGAAACCCAATATACCATTAATTCACTAAGTATTTTCTCCAAATTTGcttattaattcattttctgtagaaaagcaaagactaCTTCTCAGAGCAAAactgttttaattataaattttaagtctctaattacaaaggaaaataacacaGCAAATAATTACAATAGTTTATGGATCAAATTGAGAGAATGCCAATGTATTTGCATCTGTTTCCCTACTGAGTTAAGTAATGAATCAATATGAATATGAATGAGTCTAATCAATATGAATAAAAGTCAAGGCCTACCAGCACGGCTGCCCCAACAAGAAAACTGATTTTCTTGTTGAAATAATCTCTGCTTCAAAAAGCAGAAGGTACCATTATGAATAGAAATGCTCACTTTTGATTTGATACTCCTTGAAATCCTTTGTTCATATAACCtttatagtaaaattttaaagataacacATAACAGATCCAAAATTGTCACAAGTTTATCTTGTGCTAATAAACTCAGGGCTGGGGTCAACTCTTAATTACTGGGTGGCGGGGGGACTGGCTCTGAACTGGGCAAAGGGCAAATGGCTCCTTTTATTGTAGCAGGTAAACAAATTTCAGTACGAAGGATGAAACattcatgaaatatattttgctCCTGAAAATTTAAAGAGTTGCATCATTGAGCTACTAGAAGCCATTTCACTTCACATGGATATCTGAGACTGTTTAAGTATTAATTCAGCTTTTAATATAACATGTTTTTCgagactgaaaaaacaaaatgcatcctgtattttgtctttcttttaaattacattttaaggcAGGTACATTCTTTTTATCAATGAATTATCAGTTGGAGAGTGAAGACTGAGTTCAATCCTACCTCGTTGCACAAGGTATGTAAAGCGTCTAGCTAATACTTTAAAACCACATTTGACCTAGTTCTGTGGGCACCACATCATTCACACTCCATCACTCACTGGCTGAGTGATTCAGGACTGAGGGGATGGGAGATGGACCTGTCTGAGGAGGAGGGCCAAACCTGAGGctgctggaggggcagggagcgGAAGACAGGGCTGTGGACAGACTGACAACGAGGCCATGAAATTACGTGTTctctcttccttgcttccttcaaCTCCAGGGAAAAACGCCGAGTCACTAGACTACTTCAATATTTTATGCTATTATAAGTTTCGTtataaaactatgaaaatatGCCCATGATAAACCATTTAAACAACATAAAAAGACATCTCACCTTCCCTTCCTAGACCCTCAATCCCATTTGCACAGCCATAAGATTATTTACctttccagaacttttccatgTATATGTTAAGGAATGCTTTCATTCTCCTCcccataaacaaataaaacccacCGCAAATCAAATATAGGCGCATACTGCACTGCCTGTCACCGAAACTTGCTTTCTAATTCTTACTGTGATCTCTCACATACATGCAGAAGAATGcacaagacaaagaaaaacaagtgtACAGACGAACAGTGAAGTCCACACCCATGTAACCACATCCGGGTCAAAAAAGCAGCCCCTCAGGAGCAGCATGTGGGTCCTCCCCAATCACCAACTTGTCCCCACTGCAGGCAATGCTACCCTGGCCTTTCAAGATGACTTCCTTGCTTGTCCTCATAATGTTACCATCATTATATCAACTCCTAAAGAATAtgttcagtttgtgtgtgtgcatgttgcTTCTGAGCCTTTCATGAATGGAACTGTTCTGTATGGACTTGGGTTTCAAGTCATCCATCTGTCGTGAGTAGCTACAGCTCGCTTGTTTCATTGCTCTATATTATTCCATCAGCTCACTCGACCAGTTGCCCTGTCTAGTATCCCATTGCTACACATCTGTGTTACGCCCAGTTGGGGagtattacaaacaatgctgctgtgaacatccctGTACCTAGGCCCGAGTTTCTCCAGGGTCCCAGTTTCTCCTCATCCCCTCCAACAAGCAGCTGGAGAATAAACGTCACAGGGGAAAGACCAGTGAGCCGAACTCTAGTTTCAGCTCTGCAAGTCACCTAACATTTCTGGCTCTCCATTTGTTTCCGTATTTGCAAAATCGGGGAGAGGGTAGATTTGTTCAGCTCTAAAAGGCCTTCCAATGCTTAGAAATGTTTGTATCCACAGAGCTAGTGGTAACATGTGGATATCTGAAACAAAATGGACACTCCACTATCCCTTATTCCGTGCCTGACCTcagtttctttcatattttccttctttgtctctgtgCTACCTTCTGGATAATTTTTCTAACAgtctggtttgcttatttgtttcaCATCTCTTTAAATCAACTGTTAAACTCATCTGttgagtttttccttttaatttcaatGTGCTTCTAGTTTTATgatatttggttattttttgtgtgtgaaaaattAATCACGATGCTTTGTTTCTTTATGTGCTTATTCTGTGGGTGgcccattttctttaaaaacttactTCTGAGATCTAGAAGAGGCCTAGGATAAACCTGTGTTTTGAAAGAGGACTTGATGTACTTTCTGCCAGGTTAGGGCACTCCTGCTTCAGGTTAAGTACAAATGCTCCTAGGGCAAGAGCAGCATCGTGTTGTGCTTCTCTCTCTGGGTTCCGGCCTTTAGGGTTTGGCCTGCTAATTTATTCTTATATTCTCAGCTTTTTGAACCTTTGAAGATTTTTGAAACCTATTTCAACTCTTATTTTAAGTTGCTTTTATCAGAAGAGTTGATTCAAATACATCAAGTGATATAttaccagaagtggaatttctgaaaGTCATGCTTTCATAAACTTAATTGTTttagcatcatttaaaaatcagtataaagAGTTGCCTTATTCTTTTTGACAGCTGCATATTATTCTGTGGCTCatttatatcataatttatttaccatgCTCCTAATGATGGAAATTAAGATTTtgactgaattttatttataaatactacATAAACATTCCTGTAAAATTAGTTTTGCTTACATGTATGAATATATCCTTAGAACAGatttctagaagtgaaattgcaaGAGTAAAAAGATATGTGCAATTCATATTTTAATAGTTATAACAAGTTCCCTTCTGAGGCGGTCGGCCCACTTTACATATTCAACAATACTGTTTtagaatgtatatttatattaagaaaattaatcctttgtcacatgttacaatttctttttacataatttattttttatttattttactttgttcagAGCACCACAGTTTTAATGTAATCAACCTTCTCCGTTATAGTTCTATATCCATTACGATGTTTTATTTACCTATTGTTCACGTTCACATCTACTATGCCTTCAATAAGCATTTAGTGAATtcactttaatattaaaatacttgCAAAAAAAACTTCTAAAGGGCCTGcaaatcataaatatttactatttggccctttacCAGGGATAGAGGAAAAGGATGAATGACAACACAAGGAAACTGACAAATCCATTAgcgtcacttttttaaaaagggacagaAGGCATTAttctagattaaaaaaaccatGAAACATATGATAATCAAGTGTAAGTGTAAACTCTGATTGGATCCTTAAAAAGGTAGCTATATAAAACATTCTGTGGCAATTGAAGCCATCTGAATATGGACTGAATAGTAAATAAGATTAAGAGATTATTACACTAAATTTCCAAGTACAATAATGGTGTCAGGGTTACACAGGACAATGTCCCTATTTTTTAGGAGACTCCTGCTAAAATACTGAGGAGTGAAGTATTACAATATTCGCAACTTTCAAACGGTTCTGCAGaaatgtacatatacatgcacatacacacataacagCACAAACAGATACAGCAAAtacgattttttaaaaagtaacaacagCTGAATCTATGCGGGGACTAGAGATAAGCACTGCACTATTCTCTGAACTTTTCAATATATGCGAAAATGTTTATGAATGAAAAAAGGCAGGTTACATGAGAACATGCATCTTATAATCACATTTCCATGTAAACGTGcatatattcattaaaaacatctaCAAGAATATGTAAGGCAAAGTGTTAAAACAGGTTATATCTCAGTAGTGGAATCATAGGTAAttattagtttctttttaatatttctttgcaCAGTCTGAGTATTTTACAGGGAATGCTCATTACCTTCATACATTTGGAAAAaatcaaaaactttaaaagagagctTTGCATGGAAAACTTGAAAGTAAACTGTTAATCTTTGGAACATGTCACAATTCATCATATTTGCTGCTCCTTTACAAGAGTAATGGTATACTGATCCTAAAAACTAGGAGTCAAAAGTCAGCTTCTTATATGCTATCGTACGAGGCTTACTAAGTTTATACAATCTTACTACAAAAAGGAATCATTTTCAGATGgtatatttataagaaatgtcATAATAGTTTTTACAGAGGTACCAAAAAAGTTAATAGATCCTTTGAAATACAAGTTTTCCCACCATCTGAAAGTAGAACACGCCTATGAAACCTTTTGTAAGCCATTATGAAATGATGTAAAGTGAAaaagcaattaccttaggacactCTTGCTAAGGGATGCACAGAATAAATGGAGATAAGGCACAGGTGCTCACAGACACAGGTCAAAGCTATGGCGGctggatgctgagatgctgagtgcaGTTCCCAGGAAGGAGCTGGGTAGGGCCACTCTCGCTGCTCGGGATGCGCGCTGCCTCTCTAACGGCTCCTTGCAAAGCAAAtcactttttgccttttttcctaaaagcaaaacTCCTCCTCCGGTTTCTTTCAGTTAGCAAGAACAGGTGCTAATGCAGATCTTTCGTAAAAGCTAAGTGGCAGAAAGCAAAGTGGCCGTAAAGCGAACTTCCAAAAAGCGGGGGATACCTGTaccacttttttccccctcaatcaGTGAGTTGTTTATACTTTAAGCTCTTTAAATGTTCAATCCTCCATTTAGAATGCACTAATCCaaaaaggcaaaagcaaaaagcaaacataGACACTAACTTTCAATCTTCTTTCCAGAGGTGGAATCACCAAATAACAATTCGCTTGCTTGTCATCAAGTAAATCATCTTCATTGCAATCCAAAGTTTCActctaataaataaaacaatacattataactgaaatttagaaataaactgaaatttcttaagattaagaaaatataatacaaaaaacAATACAAGTTTATCCAAAAGGCGGTGTGCCACAATACACAGTTatataaaagatacatattttccCCATCATCTTCTTGTAAATAGGAAAATAGAAACTATTATTACCACTATTACCACCCACCTAAAGTGTGCATACTGATTCAAAATGTATCAGCTTACTAGGTTTTTATAAAATTCCGTAACTagagaaaataagaattatacTCATTTTAATAACGAAAGAAAagccctgaggctcagagatattttatatagatatgAAACTTACAGGGTAGTATTTCCCTTATGCTCAAGATCTTAAAATATCATAAactgttactttttttaataaagcagtTTCACTTCATTTTATTCCTTAATTAATCCAATATTATGTTTATTGGTATAAAATGTGCCTTTTGGAAGCAAAGATAATTTACAGTATTATTGTCACTTGAGTGAACACCAGATATATTATGTTCCAAATTTATATCAAAAGGAGTCAATCTgtaaaacatttgttgaaaggaGAGTCGTATTATTTAGAAGATTCAATGTATGTATTTTCAAAGTTCAACAAGTTTACTTTTAAGTATGAAATCAAAAATATTGAAAGGGTAGGTCAAAAG
This Camelus bactrianus isolate YW-2024 breed Bactrian camel chromosome X, ASM4877302v1, whole genome shotgun sequence DNA region includes the following protein-coding sequences:
- the LOC141576423 gene encoding Fanconi anemia group B protein-like, giving the protein MPHKSSSLVTLSLSMDQAHNYSFPLIKCQNRVITLSRNSSPVPYEIGSEVKRIKMSVGSEEEEGKEESVVCEQPLEKDCIQMITAVTSLSPLLAFSNFCCIVLLQIKERENGNYSEARCVQCGRICFSLEDLSSGKYLLTFPKKKLLEHTEDLFALLAASRETCFQITSPSYALTSVKVWLLEHMECEVIKEFPEIYFCKRPRSFYGTLFNWKQRTPFEGTLIVYSRNQTVLFQCLHNLSRVLPINSFFKNLTLGSEDFLIDHLALALEKELVTLGSLSSAIVKVESSSVQRCEASQEKSSGDVATLSEESIHLYRKELQREKKETLGTNLKVSGALYREITLKLAEVQLKSDLAAQKLTDV
- the LOC141576427 gene encoding Fanconi anemia group B protein-like, whose protein sequence is MDSGGDLLFVVSFRSNDVCAVWEKNFQVAAKWEKISSVLIDDFLGVGTEQVLLLFKDSLNSDCLSSFKITNLDNLNYSSETLDCNEDDLLDDKQANCYLVIPPLERRLKVGFISIHEFQQHLLLKEKIISKSYKALMNLFQGKDDSVSSTDKECLVTLCGKEENPANTFDEKLSGNFQDPEQLVEKI